CCGTGTGCTTTTGACCAGCGCCAAAGCTGTCCAGCGCAAAGGCGGCAAGCTCGCGCTCGTCGCACCGGAAGGCAATGTGCTTATGGTCCTCAAGACGGCTGGCATGGAGACGCTGATTCCGATCTTTCCGGAACGCACCGCCGCGATCGCGGCCGTCGCCGCCTAGCGTGGCGGCGGAGGCCGGCAGATCCGCCTGCATGCGCCAGATCGTGTTGGAGAATGCCCTCGGCGAACTCGACCGGCTTACCAACTTCACGCGCGAGATCGGCGATGAAACTGGGCTCGCTGCCGATCGGATTTTCGCGCTCGAACTTTGTCTCGAAGAAGCCGTCGTCAATATCATCACGCATGGCGGAAGCCATCCCGATAAGCGGATCACGGTCACTCTGATGAATGCCGTGCCTGCCGTGACGATCCGCATCGAAGATAATGGCGAGCCGTTCGATCCGACTCAAGTTCCGCCGCCGCCGCCGCCGGCTTCGCTCGATGACGCGGTCCCCGGCGGCCAGGGCATTCCCCTCATCCGAAAGCTCGCGAGCGAGATGCGTTACGAATATGCCGGCGGCATTAATCGCCTGACCCTGGTGTTCGCGCCGCGGACTTTGCCGCCGGAGTTCTGAATGGGGCAGCGTCCGGGAATCCTTAAACGTCGGATTCTTTCT
The Methyloferula stellata AR4 DNA segment above includes these coding regions:
- a CDS encoding ATP-binding protein, producing MRQIVLENALGELDRLTNFTREIGDETGLAADRIFALELCLEEAVVNIITHGGSHPDKRITVTLMNAVPAVTIRIEDNGEPFDPTQVPPPPPPASLDDAVPGGQGIPLIRKLASEMRYEYAGGINRLTLVFAPRTLPPEF